In Mustela nigripes isolate SB6536 chromosome 10, MUSNIG.SB6536, whole genome shotgun sequence, one DNA window encodes the following:
- the LOC132025340 gene encoding putative dimethylaniline monooxygenase [N-oxide-forming] 6 isoform X1, whose translation MGKRVAIVGAGVSGLASIRCCLEEGLEPTCFERSNDVGGLWKFSNQAEEGRASIYQSVFTNSSKEMMCFPDFPYPDDFPNYMHHSKLQEYIRTFAQKKNLLRYIEFETLVSSIKKCPNFLVTGQWEVVSEKDGKQESAIFDAVMICSGHHVYPNLPTDSFPGLHRFQGHYLHSRDYKDPEAFKGKRVLVIGLGNSGSDIAVELSRLAAQVIISSRSGSWVMSRVWDHGYPWDMVHVTRFATFLRNALPSFVSDWLYVKKMNTWFKHENYGLMPLNGPLRKEPVFNDELPSRILCGTVSIKPSVKEFTETSAVFEDGTVFEAIDYIIFATGYDYAYPFLDDSIIKSRNNEVTLFKGIFPPKMERPTLAVIGLVQSLGAAIPTADLQARWAAKVFAKSCTLPTTSEMMDDIDEKMGKKLKWFGQSQTLQTDYITYMDELGSFIGAKPNIPWLFLTDPQLALEVFFGPCSPYQFRLMGPGKWDGARNAILTQWDRTVKPTRTRAVCEAQRPQHFHNLLKMLSFPVLLLAVWLTFY comes from the exons ATGGGGAAGAGAGTGGCCATTGTCGGAGCTGGTGTCAGTGGCTTAGCCTCCATCCGGTGCTGCCTGGAAGAGGGGCTGGAGCCCACTTGCTTTGAGAGAAGCAATGATGTTGGAGGCCTGTGGAAATTCTCG AACCAAGCCGAAGAAGGCAGAGCCAGCATTTACCAGTCCGTATTCACCAACTCTTCCAAAGAGATGATGTGTTTCCCAGACTTCCCGTATCCTGATGACTTCCCCAACTATATGCACCACAGCAAGCTCCAGGAATACATAAGGACATTTGCTCAAAAGAAGAACCTTTTAAGATATATAGAGTTTGAG ACCCTGGTTTCTAGCATAAAGAAATGCCCCAACTTCTTAGTCACCGGACAATGGGAAGTTGTTTCGGAGAAGGATGGGAAACAGGAATCTGCTATTTTTGATGCTGTGATGATTTGTTCAGGACATCATGTGTACCCCAACCTACCAACTGATTCTTTTCCTG GCCTACACCGGTTTCAAGGCCACTACCTCCACAGCAGGGACTACAAGGACCCAGAAGCCTTCAAGGGGAAGAGGGTCCTGGTGATCGGCCTGGGGAACTCTGGATCTGACATTGCCGTAGAGCTCAGTCGTCTGGCTGCGCAG GTCATTATCAGCAGCAGAAGTGGTTCTTGGGTCATGAGCCGGGTTTGGGACCATGGCTATCCTTGGGACATGGTGCACGTGACCCGTTTCGCAACCTTCCTCCGGAATGCCCTTCCTTCATTTGTCTCCGACTGGTTATATGTCAAGAAGATGAACACATGGTTTAAGCATGAGAACTACGGCCTGATGCCTTTAAATGG TCCCCTGAGGAAAGAACCTGTATTCAATGACGAGCTTCCATCCCGCATCCTGTGTGGTACTGTCTCCATCAAGCCCAGCGTGAAGGAGTTTACAGAGACCTCGGCTGTGTTTGAGGACGGGACCGTGTTTGAGGCCATTGACTACATCATCTTCGCAACAGGCTATGATTACGCCTACCCCTTCCTTGATGACTCCATCATCAAAAGCAGAAACAATGAGGTCACCTTGTTTAAAGGCATCTTCCCCCCCAAAATGGAGAGGCCTACCTTGGCTGTGATTGGTCTTGTCCAGTCCCTTGGGGCTGCCATCCCCACGGCTGACCTGCAAGCTCGCTGGGCAGCTAAAGTGTTTGCAA aatCATGTACCTTGCCAACTACAAGTGAAATGATGGATGACATCGatgagaaaatggggaaaaaactcAAGTG gTTCGGCCAGAGCCAGACTTTGCAGACGGATTACATCACGTACATGGACGAGCTGGGCTCCTTCATCGGGGCCAAGCCCAACATACCGTGGCTCTTCCTGACTGACCCCCAGCTGGCCCTGGAGGTGTTCTTTGGTCCTTGTAGCCCGTACCAGTTTCGACTGATGGGACCGGGGAAGTGGGATGGGGCCAGAAATGCCATCCTGACCCAGTGGGACAGGACAGTAAAGCCAACCAGGACAAGAGCTGTCTGTGAAGCTCAGAGACCCCAACACTTTCATAATTTGCTCAAAATGCTTTCATTCCCAGTGCTTTTGCTGGCTGTTTGGCTCACATTTTACTAA
- the LOC132025340 gene encoding putative dimethylaniline monooxygenase [N-oxide-forming] 6 isoform X2, with amino-acid sequence MMCFPDFPYPDDFPNYMHHSKLQEYIRTFAQKKNLLRYIEFETLVSSIKKCPNFLVTGQWEVVSEKDGKQESAIFDAVMICSGHHVYPNLPTDSFPGLHRFQGHYLHSRDYKDPEAFKGKRVLVIGLGNSGSDIAVELSRLAAQVIISSRSGSWVMSRVWDHGYPWDMVHVTRFATFLRNALPSFVSDWLYVKKMNTWFKHENYGLMPLNGPLRKEPVFNDELPSRILCGTVSIKPSVKEFTETSAVFEDGTVFEAIDYIIFATGYDYAYPFLDDSIIKSRNNEVTLFKGIFPPKMERPTLAVIGLVQSLGAAIPTADLQARWAAKVFAKSCTLPTTSEMMDDIDEKMGKKLKWFGQSQTLQTDYITYMDELGSFIGAKPNIPWLFLTDPQLALEVFFGPCSPYQFRLMGPGKWDGARNAILTQWDRTVKPTRTRAVCEAQRPQHFHNLLKMLSFPVLLLAVWLTFY; translated from the exons ATGATGTGTTTCCCAGACTTCCCGTATCCTGATGACTTCCCCAACTATATGCACCACAGCAAGCTCCAGGAATACATAAGGACATTTGCTCAAAAGAAGAACCTTTTAAGATATATAGAGTTTGAG ACCCTGGTTTCTAGCATAAAGAAATGCCCCAACTTCTTAGTCACCGGACAATGGGAAGTTGTTTCGGAGAAGGATGGGAAACAGGAATCTGCTATTTTTGATGCTGTGATGATTTGTTCAGGACATCATGTGTACCCCAACCTACCAACTGATTCTTTTCCTG GCCTACACCGGTTTCAAGGCCACTACCTCCACAGCAGGGACTACAAGGACCCAGAAGCCTTCAAGGGGAAGAGGGTCCTGGTGATCGGCCTGGGGAACTCTGGATCTGACATTGCCGTAGAGCTCAGTCGTCTGGCTGCGCAG GTCATTATCAGCAGCAGAAGTGGTTCTTGGGTCATGAGCCGGGTTTGGGACCATGGCTATCCTTGGGACATGGTGCACGTGACCCGTTTCGCAACCTTCCTCCGGAATGCCCTTCCTTCATTTGTCTCCGACTGGTTATATGTCAAGAAGATGAACACATGGTTTAAGCATGAGAACTACGGCCTGATGCCTTTAAATGG TCCCCTGAGGAAAGAACCTGTATTCAATGACGAGCTTCCATCCCGCATCCTGTGTGGTACTGTCTCCATCAAGCCCAGCGTGAAGGAGTTTACAGAGACCTCGGCTGTGTTTGAGGACGGGACCGTGTTTGAGGCCATTGACTACATCATCTTCGCAACAGGCTATGATTACGCCTACCCCTTCCTTGATGACTCCATCATCAAAAGCAGAAACAATGAGGTCACCTTGTTTAAAGGCATCTTCCCCCCCAAAATGGAGAGGCCTACCTTGGCTGTGATTGGTCTTGTCCAGTCCCTTGGGGCTGCCATCCCCACGGCTGACCTGCAAGCTCGCTGGGCAGCTAAAGTGTTTGCAA aatCATGTACCTTGCCAACTACAAGTGAAATGATGGATGACATCGatgagaaaatggggaaaaaactcAAGTG gTTCGGCCAGAGCCAGACTTTGCAGACGGATTACATCACGTACATGGACGAGCTGGGCTCCTTCATCGGGGCCAAGCCCAACATACCGTGGCTCTTCCTGACTGACCCCCAGCTGGCCCTGGAGGTGTTCTTTGGTCCTTGTAGCCCGTACCAGTTTCGACTGATGGGACCGGGGAAGTGGGATGGGGCCAGAAATGCCATCCTGACCCAGTGGGACAGGACAGTAAAGCCAACCAGGACAAGAGCTGTCTGTGAAGCTCAGAGACCCCAACACTTTCATAATTTGCTCAAAATGCTTTCATTCCCAGTGCTTTTGCTGGCTGTTTGGCTCACATTTTACTAA